From Penicillium psychrofluorescens genome assembly, chromosome: 1, one genomic window encodes:
- a CDS encoding uncharacterized protein (ID:PFLUO_000084-T1.cds;~source:funannotate): MAGTASSGAIRSRTIVDAGLLELAVCRVAVLNHAVYEWNAHAPLALKGGIQPQELQAVRTLPSVADDATPLASSVLTARQRAVLRYTDQMTRSVTVQDEVFAQLQVAGFNDREIVELTTGIAGYNCVSRFLVALDVGENNAREMKSVDELVAAL; the protein is encoded by the coding sequence ATGGCTGGAACAGCTTCCTCAGGTGCGATCCGGTCGCGCACGATTGTTGATGCCGGCCTGCTGGAACTCGCCGTCTGCCGCGTCGCGGTGCTGAATCACGCTGTCTATGAATGGAATGCCCACGCTCCTCTGGCTCTCAAGGGAGGTATCCAACCACAGGAGCTCCAGGCTGTCCGCACACTCCCCTCCGTGGCCGATGATGCGACTCCTCTCGCATCGAGCGTGCTCACTGCGCGCCAACGCGCTGTCCTGCGCTACACCGACCAGATGACCCGCTCCGTCACCGTTCAGGACGAGGTCTTTGCCCAGTTGCAGGTGGCCGGGTTTAATGACCGCGAAATAGTCGAGCTCACGACCGGTATTGCGGGTTACAATTGCGTTAGTCGGTTCCTCGTTGCTCTCGACGTGGGCGAGAACAATGCTCGAGAGATGAAAAGCGTCGATGAGCTGGTCGCCGCTTTATAA